In the genome of Lathyrus oleraceus cultivar Zhongwan6 chromosome 4, CAAS_Psat_ZW6_1.0, whole genome shotgun sequence, the window atgaagacttcttaTCAGTCAAAGATCagacgcatccgaaggaagtatacTCCCTTGTCCAGTTCAGCTGAttcagttgctagggatccttatGATGATACTTTCCTTCTCttttgtatttgtatttttggtttctgaaaaaatactcagtgtaatccttccaaatttatatgaataaaaagagatttttatggtcaattcaaatgttattattgattattattaattgaaatatttgcaagtaaggctttatatgttccttgaaaaattaaaataaaaacattgcatttcatgcattatttgcataacaggtttcttcgtctttgtatcagacaagctgactcatcaatACGATACTCGAGCTAATCGCCAAAGAAgaatggatcatttggaacaagagaaccgaaAGCTCAAGAAAGAAGTTGTTAGACTCGCTGCTCTGATGGAGTCTGTcattgctgctcagaatcaactatctccaactcctgcaactcctcaACAAAGGACTCTCATCTCTGAGATCGTCACAACGCCAGTGCCTATGATTCCAGCCAGCGAGTCTGCACTAGCTATACCTGTTGAGTTctcgtggggaatgcctccgaactttatgcctgaaggttATGCTCCAACTTTTGCTACTATGTTGACATCTATCTCGGTCATGTctgttcctcctcctgtcatGCATACTTTACCTCGTGTTGAGGAAACCATTTATCATTTTGAACCGTCTGAGGGCCCTgacgtgtatgagaaaatggacgaaatgaagggCCAATTACTAGAGCTGAGAAAGGAATTAAAGACCCTGAGgggtaaagatttgtttggaaagagtgttattgagttgtgcttagtgcccaacgtgaaaatgcttgtcaaattcaaaatccctgactttgagaagtataagggaaatacttaTCCTTTAAGCCATATTGTAATGTACACTCACA includes:
- the LOC127137447 gene encoding uncharacterized protein LOC127137447 — translated: MDHLEQENRKLKKEVVRLAALMESVIAAQNQLSPTPATPQQRTLISEIVTTPVPMIPASESALAIPVEFSWGMPPNFMPEGYAPTFATMLTSISVMSVPPPVMHTLPRVEETIYHFEPSEGPDVYEKMDEMKGQLLELRKELKTLRDNDQLLIRYFQDSLTGVALQWYMGLYSASLRTFNDLGEAFVKK